From the genome of Streptomyces sp. NBC_01304:
GGACCTGCCGTGGCGCCGCCCCGACGCGGGCGCATGGGCCGTGATGGTCAGCGAGTTCATGCTCCAGCAGACCCCGGTGAACCGGGTGCTGCCGGTGTACGAGCAGTGGCTGGCGCGCTGGCCGCGCCCCGCCGACCTGGCCAAGGAGCCGCCCGGCGAGGCCGTGCGCGCCTGGGGCCGGCTCGGCTATCCGCGCCGCGCCCTTCGCCTGCACGGGGCGGCCGTCGCCATAACGGAACGCCACGGCGGCGACGTACCGGCGAAGCACTCCCAGCTGCTCGCGCTGCCCGGAATCGGCGAGTACACGGCGGCGGCCGTCGCCTCTTTCGCGTACGGACAGCGGCATGCGGTGCTCGACACCAATGTGCGCCGGGTCTTCGCGCGGGCGGCGACGGGCGTGCAGTACCCGCCGAACGCGACCACGGCGGCCGAGCGGAAGCTGGCCCGGGCGCTGCTGCCCGAGGAGGAGTCGACGGCGGCGCGCTGGGCGGCGGCCTCCATGGAGCTCGGCGCGCTGGTGTGCACGGCGAAGAACGAGGACTGTGCGCGCTGCCCGATCGCCGCGCAGTGCGCCTGGCTGCAGGCGGGCAAGCCCGCGCACGAGGGGCCGCCGCGGCGCGCCCAGACGTATGCGGGGACCGACCGTCAGGTGCGCGGCAAGCTGCTCGCCGTGCTGCGCGAGGCCGTGGCGCCGGTGCCGCAGGCCGTGCTCGACCGGGTGTGGGACGAGCCGGTTCAGCGGGGCCGTGCGCTGGACGGTCTGGTGGCCGACGGCCTCGTCGAGCCGCTGGCGGGCGGGCTCTACCGGCTGCCGCTCAGCTGACGGAGAGCCTCAGTGGGGCGGATGTGACGGATTACGTCTGCCCTACATCGCCTAAAAAGGGACTTGAGCAGGCATAACGCACCGGGTTTTTAGCCTGCCCTTAGTTCTGTTACCTAACCGAGGGGTAGCCGTGCGCCCCTCGAAGTCCAGCCCGCAAAGCCCCGTTACAACGCCTCCGTAACTTCGTAGATGTACCGGAGAGACATCCGGTTCCACTACGAATGCATCCAATTCGGACGCGGGTGTTGAGGACGGAGGCGGTTGGGAATGGCGCACGGCGAGGTGCTCGAGTTCGAAGAGTACGTACGTACCCGGCAGGACGCCCTGCTCCGCAGCGCCCGCCGCCTCGTGCCGGACCCGGTGGATGCCCAGGACCTGCTGCAGACGGCGCTGGTGCGGACCTACCACCGCTGGGACGGCATAGCCGACAAGCGCCTCGCGGACGCCTACCTCCGCCGCGTGATGATCAACACGCGTACGGAGTGGTGGCGGGCCCGGCGCCTGGAGGAAGTCCCCACCGAGCAGCTGCCGGACGCCAGCGTCGAGGACTCCACCGAGCAGCACGCCGACCGGGCCCTGCTGATGGACGTACTGAAGGTGCTCGCTCCCAAGCAGCGCAGCGTCGTGGTGCTGCGACACTGGGAGCAGATGTCCACCGAAGAGACCGCCGCCGCCCTCGGAATGTCGGCCGGCACGGTCAAGAGCACGCTGCACCGGGCCCTGGCCCGGCTCCGTCAGGAGCTGGAGAGCCGGGACCTCGATGGGCGCATGCTCATGCGTGAGGAGCGGGAGCGTTGCGCGGCCTGAATCGGTCGAAGGGCCTGAAGGCGGGGAGCACGGCGGTGGCCGGGCTCGCCGCCCTTGTCCTTTTTGTCGGATCCCTGGCGGCCTGCACCACCGGCGGCACCGGCACCCGTGACGAGGGCTCCGCCCCCACGGACCGGGCGTCGGGACCCACGCCGCCGTCGTCCTCCGAGTCGCAGTCGTCCAGGAACTTCAAGCGGGCCGACGCGATCGCCCTGGTCAAGGCCGACAGCAAGGTCAGCGCCGACATCAAGGCCGACCTCAAGCCCTGTGCCGCGGACGAGTACCCGGTGGACGTGACCTACGGCAACCTGACCGGGGGATCGTCGCCGGATGTCGTGGTCAACGTGATGACCTGCGGCGATGCCGTCGGCGTCGGCAGTTACGTGTATCGCCCCGAGGGCAAGAAGTACAAGAATGTCTTCATGACCGAGGAGCCGTCGGCGTACTCCGAGATCGAGCGGGGCGAGCTGGTGGTCACCAAGCAGATCTACAAGAAGGACGATCCGGTGGCGGCCGCGTCCGCCGAAGAAGTGACGACGTACTACTGGCACGATGACTCGTTCGTCGAGCGACCGGGGGGCTGGTCGCTGACCGAGTACGGCGGCGACATCGCCGGCGAGGCCATCGCGCCCGAGGAGAACTGAGAGCGGAATGGCAGAGCAGAACTCGCGCGTACACGTCCTGTTCGTCGAGGACGACGACGTCATCCGCGAGGCCACGCAGCTCGCTCTGGAGCGCGACGGCTTCGTGGTCACCGCCATGCCCGACGGCCTGGCGGGCCTTGAGGCGTTCCGTGCCGACCAACCCGACATCGCCCTGCTCGATGTGATGGTGCCGGGCCTGGACGGGGTCTCGCTGTGCCGCCGCATCCGGGACGAGTCCACGGTTCCCGTGATCATGCTGTCGGCGCGGGCCGACTCGATCGACGTCGTGCTCGGCCTGGAGGCCGGCGCCGACGACTACGTCACCAAGCCCTTCGACGGCGCCGTCCTGGTCGCCCGGATCCGCGCCGTCCTGCGCCGCTTCGGGCACGCCGGCGGCCCCGGCAGCGGCACGGGTGCGGCGGGCGACGAGGACACGGGGCAGCTGTCCAGTGGCGTCCTGACCTTCGGCGACCTGGAGATCGACACCGAGGGCATGGAGGTGCGCCGCGCCGGTGAGCCGGTGGCCCTGACCCCGACGGAAATGCGCCTGCTCCTGGAGTTCTCGCACTCCCCCGGCACGGTCCTGTCCCGCGACAAGCTCCTCGAGCGCGTCTGGGACTACGGCTGGGGCGGCGACACCCGCGTCGTCGACGTCCATGTGCAGCGACTGCGGACCAAGATCGGACAGGACCGGATCGAGACGGTTCGCGGCTTCGGATACAAGCTCAAGGGATGAGGTTCGGGGGGCTGCCCAGGGGGCTGAGGACAGGGCTGCGCTGGAAGCTGAGTGCGGCGA
Proteins encoded in this window:
- a CDS encoding SigE family RNA polymerase sigma factor, which produces MAHGEVLEFEEYVRTRQDALLRSARRLVPDPVDAQDLLQTALVRTYHRWDGIADKRLADAYLRRVMINTRTEWWRARRLEEVPTEQLPDASVEDSTEQHADRALLMDVLKVLAPKQRSVVVLRHWEQMSTEETAAALGMSAGTVKSTLHRALARLRQELESRDLDGRMLMREERERCAA
- a CDS encoding A/G-specific adenine glycosylase; amino-acid sequence: MTAIALSSDGSDTHPTPGADATSAAPDRLHSPVIAWFEQHARDLPWRRPDAGAWAVMVSEFMLQQTPVNRVLPVYEQWLARWPRPADLAKEPPGEAVRAWGRLGYPRRALRLHGAAVAITERHGGDVPAKHSQLLALPGIGEYTAAAVASFAYGQRHAVLDTNVRRVFARAATGVQYPPNATTAAERKLARALLPEEESTAARWAAASMELGALVCTAKNEDCARCPIAAQCAWLQAGKPAHEGPPRRAQTYAGTDRQVRGKLLAVLREAVAPVPQAVLDRVWDEPVQRGRALDGLVADGLVEPLAGGLYRLPLS
- the cseB gene encoding two-component system response regulator CseB, with protein sequence MAEQNSRVHVLFVEDDDVIREATQLALERDGFVVTAMPDGLAGLEAFRADQPDIALLDVMVPGLDGVSLCRRIRDESTVPVIMLSARADSIDVVLGLEAGADDYVTKPFDGAVLVARIRAVLRRFGHAGGPGSGTGAAGDEDTGQLSSGVLTFGDLEIDTEGMEVRRAGEPVALTPTEMRLLLEFSHSPGTVLSRDKLLERVWDYGWGGDTRVVDVHVQRLRTKIGQDRIETVRGFGYKLKG